The proteins below come from a single Nocardioides eburneiflavus genomic window:
- a CDS encoding alpha-amylase family glycosyl hydrolase yields MTLPTEEYAAAWDVVIDTGGDADAGETLEAGGTFALGTHSLVVLREHSEPEASRTTRSRHHSRPARVRTPREAPRQHRRAPRSTYRLQVSPDFDLYAAARVLPYLHDLGVDWVYLSPLLASEPGSTHGYDVVAFDHLDEERGGEEGLAALSAEARRLGMGVLVDIVPNHVGVATRPRTLVVGRPQARARVRARDRLRRRLGRRRRPHP; encoded by the coding sequence GTGACGCTGCCGACGGAGGAGTACGCCGCCGCGTGGGACGTCGTGATCGACACCGGCGGTGACGCCGACGCCGGGGAGACGCTGGAGGCGGGCGGCACGTTCGCGCTCGGCACCCACAGCCTCGTCGTGCTCCGCGAGCACTCCGAGCCCGAGGCGAGCCGGACCACTCGGTCGCGGCATCACTCGCGGCCCGCTCGGGTACGGACGCCTCGTGAAGCACCGCGCCAGCACCGCCGAGCACCCCGCAGCACCTACCGCCTCCAGGTCAGCCCCGACTTCGACCTGTACGCCGCGGCCCGGGTGCTGCCCTACCTGCACGACCTCGGCGTCGACTGGGTCTACCTCTCGCCGCTGCTCGCCTCCGAGCCGGGCAGCACGCACGGCTACGACGTGGTCGCGTTCGACCACCTCGACGAGGAGCGCGGCGGCGAGGAGGGCCTCGCCGCCCTGTCCGCCGAGGCGCGTCGCCTCGGCATGGGCGTGCTCGTCGACATCGTCCCCAACCACGTCGGCGTCGCCACCCGTCCGAGGACCCTGGTGGTGGGACGTCCTCAAGCTCGGGCGCGAGTCCGAGCACGCGACCGCCTTCGACGTCGACTGGGCCGCCGGCGACGGCCGCATCCCTGA
- a CDS encoding alpha-amylase family glycosyl hydrolase, whose protein sequence is MVKAMHAAGIEVILDVVYNHTAEGNHLGPTLSFKGIDNAAYYRLVEDDQRYYMDYTGTGNTLNVRHPHSVQLIMDSLRYWVTEMHVDGFRFDLAATLAASSTTSTSSPPSSRWCSRTRW, encoded by the coding sequence ATGGTCAAGGCGATGCACGCCGCCGGCATCGAGGTCATCCTCGACGTGGTCTACAACCACACCGCCGAGGGCAACCACCTCGGCCCGACGCTGAGCTTCAAGGGCATCGACAACGCGGCCTACTACCGACTCGTCGAGGACGACCAGCGCTACTACATGGACTACACCGGCACCGGCAACACCCTCAACGTGCGCCACCCGCACTCCGTCCAGCTGATCATGGACTCGCTGCGCTACTGGGTGACCGAGATGCACGTCGACGGATTCCGGTTCGACCTCGCCGCCACCCTGGCCGCGAGTTCTACGACGTCGACAAGCTCTCCACCTTCTTCGAGATGGTGCAGCAGGACCCGGTGGTGA